DNA sequence from the Treponema sp. OMZ 838 genome:
CACATACCCGAATTTCTTTAAAGCATACGGTAATACTATTTTCTATACTTTTTTCGGCACCCTTATTGCACTCTGCTTTACCTCGACTTTTGCGTATCCGCTTTCAAAGAAGTTTTTACGAGGAACCGGCATCATCATGAAGCTGATAGTCTTTTCGATGTTTTTTTCGGGAGGTTTAATCCCCACCTATCTGCTTATTTCTTCATTACATTTAACAGGTACGGTATTCGCGATATTGCTTCCCTTTGCCATCAATCAGTTCCACTTGATTATCTTAATAAACTTTTTTAAAGCCTTTCCGCATGAACTGGAAGAAGCTGCATTGATAGACGGACTCGGCTACTTTAGAATTTTCATGGAAATTGTCATTCCTCTTTCGACTCCTGCTTTAGCGGCAATTGGTCTCTATACGGCAGTATTCTTTTGGAATGATTGGTTTAACGGATTGATCTACTTAAAGTCTTCACAGTTCCCTGTTATGCTGTTCTTACGCAATATCGTCAACGGTACGGCAACAATGGGGGATGGAGCCGGCAGCGCAGATATGTCGGTTATCGGTATTTCGATTAAAGCCGCTGTCATTATCGTTTCGACGCTGCCGATTATCCTGCTTTATCCTTTCCTGCAAAAATACTTTGTGAAAGGGCTGACAATCGGCTCGGTAAAAGGCTAAATAGTAAGAAAACTGTCTAAAAACCGAAGTTTTTGGACAGCCCCTTCTCTTTTGAAGACATCTTCAAACTCTTTAGGATATTTTCCTCCTAACAAATGATATGCTTCTATCTAGGTAGTAATTGTAAATGTAATATTTTTTCACATCTTTGATTTTCAAAGCAAACAAATCGCCTATAAGTATATAAATAAATATCAATGCAGTCATTACACACCGTTATTCCCCTGCCAAAATAAAACCTTCCTTTATGTTTCCCGCTATTCTATGCTATACTGTTTTATCTGATGAGAGAAAGGAAAAGATATGGCAGATATGTTGGTGAACTTGCTCCGGCTGCCTCCGGCAGAAGAGCTTTATGCGGAATTGCAGCGGAAATACGATGTGCATATTCGGCGCGCGATGACGCCCGATAAGTTTCGAATCGTTGAATGGGTGAAAGAACATTCCACTTTAAGCGCAGCAGGCGAATGCGATACCTGCTTTTCCCGCATACCGGTGAGCTGCTTTATCGCTACCCGCGGGCAGAACATACTCGGATATGCGTGCTATAACGCAACCGCGCCCGACTTTTTTGGCCCTACAAAGGTATTGGAAGATGAGCAGGGGAAAGGTATCGGCAAAGCGCTGCTGCTCGCATCGCTCCATGCCCTACGCAACGAAGGGTATGCCTATGCCATTATCGGAGGAGTCGGTCCCGAAGCCTTCTATCAAAAAACCGTCGGCGCCGTTTTAATTGACGGCTCTACGCCCGGTATTTACAAAGACTTTCTACCGAAACTCTAGGGCGTGGAGCCTGTGTTTTTATCCCAAAGGTTAGCGATGGGAGCTGCGCCGAAGGCGTTCCGGAACGAAAGGGTATAACATTTATTTTTCTGCGTAAATGAGGCTGCTTTGGATATAGGTTTTTATTGCCAAGCCGTGTCCCCATTTCTTTGCGTATTCGTCTGAAACGTCTTTTGAACGTATGATTATGTTGATAAAGCCGATTTTTTCAAAGGTGTCTTTTATCTGCTCCGCAGACCAAGCTCCCCCCACTCACGTTTTTACCATATCGGGATCAGAGATCCATTCGTGCGGCAAAGCAGCCTTTAAAGTGATGTCGGAAATCGCGACTCTTCCGCCTTTGCGAAGACAGCGGTAAAGCTCTGAATACACTCCATATTTATCCGTTGACAAATTTATCACGCAATTACTCATGATGAGATCGAGGGAACTATCGGAAAGCGGAATATGTTCAATTTCGCCAAGTATAAATTCGCAATTGGTAAACCCGTTTTTTACGGCGATTTCCGAAGCGCGGCTGATCATAGTTTTTGAGCTGTCAAGCCCGAAAACTTTTCCGTTTTTACCGACAGCTTTTGACGCTATAAAGCAGTC
Encoded proteins:
- a CDS encoding GNAT family N-acetyltransferase, translated to MADMLVNLLRLPPAEELYAELQRKYDVHIRRAMTPDKFRIVEWVKEHSTLSAAGECDTCFSRIPVSCFIATRGQNILGYACYNATAPDFFGPTKVLEDEQGKGIGKALLLASLHALRNEGYAYAIIGGVGPEAFYQKTVGAVLIDGSTPGIYKDFLPKL
- a CDS encoding carbohydrate ABC transporter permease, which translates into the protein MQSRQKSFTIFNLILFIVMAFIVLICIVPFIYMIALSFSDPAAIMQNKVSFLPVGFTTAAYKQIFTYPNFFKAYGNTIFYTFFGTLIALCFTSTFAYPLSKKFLRGTGIIMKLIVFSMFFSGGLIPTYLLISSLHLTGTVFAILLPFAINQFHLIILINFFKAFPHELEEAALIDGLGYFRIFMEIVIPLSTPALAAIGLYTAVFFWNDWFNGLIYLKSSQFPVMLFLRNIVNGTATMGDGAGSADMSVIGISIKAAVIIVSTLPIILLYPFLQKYFVKGLTIGSVKG
- a CDS encoding methyltransferase domain-containing protein, with the translated sequence MSYDKNAVKEAVKEHYENLAQGSLSVHGEAEKITTSIGYAAQDLVGIPKEADLGLGCGNPQEAAKPRLNETILDLGCGRGLDCFIASKAVGKNGKVFGLDSSKTMISRASEIAVKNGFTNCEFILGEIEHIPLSDSSLDLIMSNCVINLSTDKYGVYSELYRCLRKGGRVAISDITLKAALPHEWISDPDMVKT